In Pirellula sp. SH-Sr6A, the DNA window GTCATCGATCTCTTTATTTCTAGGTTGCCAGAGACTTGAGTAGTTATGCCGCGCGCCGAAGCGAAGCAGATTGGTAGAATTGTTCAATTCCCATGATAACGGAATCTTGCTCTGCTTCCGTCAACTCTGGATAGATGGGCAAGTGAAGAATCTCCGCTGCCGCTTGTTCGGTATGGGGCAAACTGCCGTCGCAGTAACCAAGTTCGCGGAAACATTCCTGTTGATGCAAAGGAACCGGGTAGTAGACTTCGTTTCCGATACCCAATTCGCCCAAGTGCTTGCGCATGCTATCTCGGAGGCCGTCCCGAACCCGAACCCCATACTGATTCCATACATGATGCGCCTCGGGAGCTTGGTATGGGAGTTCGATCCAATTCGTCAGGCCACGAGCTTGAAACATTTCGTGGTATCGGCTGGCATTCTTCTGACGGGCACGACTGTATTCGTCAAGCTTTCGGTGTTTGATTCGCAATACGGCGGCTTGAAGGGTATCGAGTCTGCTATTGATGCCGAGTACTTTGTGGTAGTACCGCGGCGACATACCATGCGACGCGAGCAATCGCAACTTCGCCGCAAGATCGTCGTCTTGGCAAACCATCATACCACCATCCCCCATACCGCCAAGATTCTTAGTCGGATAGAAGCTGAGACACCCCATATCCCCCCAAGCGCCCGCCGGTTTACCCAAATAGGAAGCGCCAATTGCTTGCGCGGCGTCTTCGATTACAGGGATGCGATGAGAACGAGCGACTGCACCGATGCGATCCATGGCGGCGCACTGCCCGAACAAATGAACAGGAATGATAGCTCGTGTACGGGACGAGATATTCGCTTCAACGAGCGACGGATCGATGTTGAAGGTATGGGGATCGATATCGACAAAGACGGGGATCCCTCCAAGTCGCGATACCGCCGAGGCTGTTGCAAAGAAGGTAAAGCTGGGAACGATTACTTCATCCCCGGGTTGCAGATCGAGAGCCATCAACGCTAGGAGCAGTGCATCGCTCCCTGAAGCCACCCCAATTGCATGTTTAGTTTGGCAAGTACCCGCGATGGCACACTCCAGTTCGCCCACATCGGGGCCGTGCAGGAATCGACCGCTCAATACGACAGACTCGATCGCTTCCATGATTTCTTCATGAAGCTCCCGGTTGCCACGGTTGACATCCAGTAACGGAACACTGGCTTGCTTCCCTGCAGCCTTCGACATAATCACGCCCCCAAAAGTCGAACGAAAGATAATGGATTGGAACCACACAGAAAGTAGCGTTTCCGCTTTTGATGGGTCAAGCGAGAAATAGAGGGGATGTTCAACAACGCTAGCAATCCGGCATGGATTACCAACAGCCCGTTCAGTCCAAGCTAGATGTGGGCTGTAATTTCGCATCCCTGGAATTCATAACGACGTATCTGTTCAGTTGCTTCGGCGAGTCCCGATTTCGGATCGCGTCCCCGGGGTGGAGAGCATCCCCGCTTCAAACGCGACCCCCGAAACTTGAGAGATTCTGACTAGATTTCCATGGATTGTTTCTGGTACATCCCCGTTTCACGAGAACGTCAAGAAGCGAGGATGCGAATGAGTCGATTAGGAAGCTTTGGATCCGGAGTATTGGTTGGTATCGTTGCTCTTTATGTGGCGATGCACTACACGCTTTTACACGCCGACGACGGAATCCATCTTATTCCCAAGATTACAGCCAAGCTTGAAAATCCCTACCAAGATATTCGCGGGTACAAGCTCGCACATTGGCAATCCAAACAGTCTCTGGCATTGGCTGTGGTTCGGGCCAACAAGGGATATCTAATGAGCGATCCGTCGCTTCTTACCTTTCGAGAAAACGCGCAGAACGTCTTGGCCAAGTATCGCATTCCCTCGCCGAAGCCCACGAATCAGCTAGTATCCTCTCCAGCAAATGGCCTTTGATTCTCCTAGGTAGCCACTGCCCCTCCGCAGTAGCTTCCTGTCGTTCCTCTCAATCCCCCATCACCACGCCTTCACCACGCCTAGCCGTTCCGGCGAGCACTCCCCCCAAATACCAGGGACACTCACCACCAACTGGGGACACTCACCATTTTTTGACCCAAAGACACTAGGGACACTCACCAGGGGTGGGGAGGGGGGGGGAGGTGGGGAGTGGCCCCCCGAAGGTGGGGGCGAGAGGGGGTGGTTCGAGGGGAATGGGGGCCGAGGGGCGGTCAATGACGGGTTTTTGGACCGTTTGACTCTCGAGGCGCGGAGCGGCGAACCCAGTGCCGCTCCAAGGGTCACTCTCAAAGAAGAAGATGCTCGCTGCCTGGAAGGCTACAAGCTCTTAAGAAGGTCGCTGGAATCGCGGACAGTAGATCTGCCGCTGGGTGACCAGCGTTCGAGCCTCCTTCATACTGCGCACACTTCCAGCCGCCAATGAGAACATTCGACTGAAATGGGTCGTGTAGTCGATCCAACGCTCGGGATCCAATCCCAACCGCTCCAACACCGGAGGCACCTCCTCGGGTGTAAACCCTTTCTTGCCTTCCCGGATAATCCTCGCCGTCGCATCCAATAGCTGGATATAGTTCATCGATGACAACGGTACCACGCCCTTGTCACTGCAACGCTTCTTCGTCTTGCTCGGTTTGCTCCCCTGGCTTCCTCTCTCATCGATCAGCTCTATCGGGGCTAAATACGCGTCTGGTAACAGACGCTGTGGCAAGGCAGGATCTTCGCTGGGCGCTGGGAACTGCGGCGATTGCGTTTGAGTCCCCTCCGGGGGCGGTTCTGACTTGGCGAGCTCCTGCTTCAGGGCTGCGAACCGCTGGGCTACCGACGTGTACTGGGATGCCTCGAGCGTCTGGGCTACCTGGGCGCGGATGGGATTCAAATCCACATAGCTCACGCAGGCCAAGATGGCTTCGTCATCGAGCAACCGCACCGCCTTGAACCGGCCATTGAAGAGACGGCCCGTCTCTTGGAGCTCCAGGTTGGCGCGCTTGGCGACTCGCTGGCAAAGGATGCGCATCCACCAAGAGATATCGCTGAGCCGCAATCGGATCTCTTTCAACTTCTCGGGCTTGGTGCGAATCGCATCGAGCTCCTTTTCGTTGGGCTCCGCTGGAGTCTTGTCTTTGTTCTTCCTCTTGGGACACATCAACATCCAGCGCCTGGCCACTTCGGTATCGTCCCACTCTTGGACAATGTCGGGGCGAGACCGCAAGACCGAGTGGAAGTGGTTGCTCATGATGGCATGACCTAGGACGTCGATGCCAAAGTACTGGGCTTGCTCCTCGATCTGCTTGGTGATCCAGAGACCGCGATGGCTGTGATCTTTGCGGGTGAGAGCATCATCGCCGAGCAAGAAGTACTTGCGAACAATGGTGGCGATGGTGTGGACCGTAGCGACTTCGTCGGGACGGTAGATATCGGCGCGGGCGCTGCGCATGATCTGAATTCCTTGGGCGAAAGGGAAAACATCGGCAAAACAAGGGGCGATTCGTTCGGGTTGCCGGGCACGATCCTGTGCATAGAAGTGATTGGAGCGTCTCGAGACCCCAGATACAAGAGTGGGGAAGGGGGCGCCAAAAAGATTTTTCAGGACACCGGAACTGGGGACACTCACGCGTACTGGGGACACTCACGCGTACTGGGGACACTCACGCGTACTGGGGACACTCACGCGTACTGGGGACACTCACGAGGACGGGGGACACTCACGAGGACGGGGGACACTCACGAGGTCGGGGGACACTCACGAGGTCGGGGGACACTCACGAGGTCGGGGGACACTCACGAGGTCGGGGGACACTCACGAGGTCGGGGACACTCACGAGGTCGGGGACACTCACGAGGTCGGGGACACTTGTGGGGATTGCTTGAGTAATGGAGTGGAGTTGATGGGGCGTTATTGCGACGGGACGTGACGAGGCTTTCGCAATTTTCTTCCCGATAATTCTTGCTCGAATAGAGCTCGAATATGGGAAATATACTCCACCATGGAATGGTCGCTTAAGTAGTCGAGTTTCCATAGCCGCAGGGATGTAAGAAGTCCGCGGAAGCGGTCGTGGACTCGAAGCCAGGATTTGATCGAGCTGATTCGGCCATACCTGTTGAGATAGATTTCCTGCCCCATGTGATGGTAGCCAAGCCAAATGGGTGGAACCCGGGGAACAACATCGTTGTTATTCACCCACCGGTAATGTTTGATCTTGAGAAATGAAGCGTATTTGCGATCTCCGATGCGTGGTGCACCGTAAGTAAAGATAGCTTTGGGATCGGATGGTATAGGCGCCAGCTTGCAGCGCACGGCGCAGATGCCTGCCATAGCTCCACCCAGAGAATGGCCGGCAAACCAGAGAGGGAGCTGATTCTCCTTGATCTTATTCTCTAACTTTGGCCAAAGATCGTTTACCTCCGTATAGAATCCGCTGTGCACTCGACCTACTTCCGACGCGATGGTCCAGGCATTGGCATCAGCGCGGATGTCGTTCCATTGGTTAGGTTCGGTTCCCCTGCACACAATGATGCAATCATGCCGATTGCCCAGCACGTAGCCTTCTGCGCCATCGTGCTCCACATCATCGCAGCGATCGAACCCTGCGTGGTAGGCGATCTTCGCGACAGCCTCAGGGGATGCGTAGGATAGCCTCGAAAGTTCGGCAAACAACAGCGACTTTTGGATCCATGTCAAATCGGAAATGGGCTTGTCAAGCTTGAGGGTCAAGACCATCTCCGCCGGTGTGCTCGCTTCGGGTTTTCGAGGCTGCATCCGAGACCAACGGAAAGACCGGGCGTTCATGGATAGTCCAAGCCTTTCGACTTAACGATTCTCGATGGGGATGACGTCGCGTTTGGTATAACCGGTGTAGACTTGTCGGGGGCGTCCAATGCGTGTTCCACTGGAGTGATGCATCTCAACCCAGTGGGCTATCCAGCCGGGTAACCGCCCGATGGCGAACAACACAGTGAACATCTGGACAGGGATCCCCATCGCCCGATAGATCACACCCGAGTAGAAGTCGACGTTCGGATAAAGTTTGCGTTCGACAAAATACGGATCCTTCAATGCAACTTCTTCCAGTTCTTGTGCGACTTCGAAGAGTGGATCGTTGAGGTTCAGCTTCTTGAGTAGAACATCGCAAGCAGCCTTGATGATCTTCGCACGTGGGTCGTAGTTCTTGTACACGCGGTGGCCGAAGCCCATCAAACGGAAGTTGCTGGCTTTGTCCTTCGCCATGTCGACATACTTCTTGACGTTGCCGCCATCGTCTGCGATGCGTTTGAGCATGTTCACGCAAGCCTCGTTGGCTCCGCCGTGCAAAGGCCCCCACAACGCACATATCCCCGCAGAGATTGAGGCAAATAGGTTTGCATTCGATGATCCTACCAAGCGTACGGTCGATGTGCTGCAATTTTGTTCGTGGTCGGCGTGGACAATAAACAAAAGATTCAAAGCGCGAACAAAATCCGGGTCCGGTTGGTACTTCTCACTCGGCAACGCAAACATCATGCTGAGAAAGTTCTCGCAATAATCCAGACTGTTGTCGGGATAAATGAATGGCTGACCGAACGACTTCTTGTAACTGTATGCCGCAATCGTGGGCAACTTGGCAATCAAACGATGGATCGAAACTTCGACTTGCTCGGGATCGTGCGGATCGAGCGAGTCCTGATAAAACGTGGACAGGGCACCAACAACGCTGGAAAGAATCGCCATGGGGTGCGCGTCGCGAGGAAAACCGTTGTAAAACGATCGCATATCCTCGTGAAGCATCGTGTGCTTTTCGATGGAATCGGCAAACTGCTCGAGCTGCTCACGCGTTGGAAGTTCCCCATAAATGAGCAAGTAGCTGGTCTCGAGAAAACTACAATGCTCAGCCAGTTGTTCGATCGGATAGCCGCGGTGCCGCAAAACGCCCGTTTCCCCATCCAGAAAGGTTATCGCACTCGCCGCCGAACCCGTGTTCGCATACCCTTCGTCGATCGTGATATGGCCGGTTTCCTTCAAGAGCTTCGAAATGTCGATCGCTCGATCGTTCTCCGTCCCCACCAATACGGGCATCTCCAGTTCCTTGTCACCAACGATGAGGCGAGCTTTGGAACTATCAATTTTCGGTCCGGTGGTTGCGCTCATTGAACTCTCCGCTGTCCATGTGGCTCGGACAGCTTCCAAAAGGGGTGGGGTAAATCAGTGGTGAAGTTTAGCCGGAAGGCTAGCTGCCGACAATTACTAGCCAGGCATTTGACTGCTATTCCAAACCGTCCAACTCGTCTCGATCACCTTCATAAGGCGAATCGATAATCTGACAATAACTGTCGTAGCGTCTCGCATCGAGCCTGCCATCCGCTACGGCATCTTTCACGGCGCAACCATTTTCGTGGATATGGCTGCAATCGGGGTAACGACATTTCGACGCAAAGGGGCGTATGTCGCGAAAGAGCCCCGTTAACTCGCTCGCAACAATGTCCCAAAGTTGAAACTGACGGACCCCCGGAGTATCGATGAGTGACCCGCCATAGGAAAGCGGAAAGACCTCCGCGGTGGTGGTGGTGTGTTTTCCTTTTTCATTCTCTTGACTGACCGCTTGTACGCGTTGTTTCAGTCCGGGTTCGATCGCGTTGAGGATAGAGGATTTCCCGACGCCGCTCTGCCCGACTACGACGCTGCACCGGTCCTTGGTAATCGTTCGCAGGGCACTGATTCCCCAACCCTTCGCTGCACTGAGCAGAGCGATTTGATAGCCCATTTGCGCATAGCATCCGATCAAGGGCTGAAGCTTGGAAACGTCGATCAAATCGCATTTATTGATACAGATGCAGGCTTCGAGATGGTTCTGCTCTGCGGTCGCGAGAAGCCGATCGATAAGATTGGGCTTGATGGCTGGTTGCGACGCGCTGGTGACAATGAGCAGTTGATCGACATTGGAAGCGATGATGTGCCTTCGCTGCTTGCTCGTTCTACTCAATGTGCTTCGACGGGGTTCAATACGAACGATCCAGGCTTGCTCGCCCCCCTCTCGCTGAATTCGAACTTGATCGCCAGCAACCAGGACATGTCGTTGGTCCGTCGCCAAGTTCTTCAACACTCGGCGAAGCGAGCATCGGTAAATCTTGCCATCCCCACCTTTCACGATCGATTCCAAGCCGTGGACTCGCAGCACAAGCCCTGAGATGGTTCCTCGATCTACCTCTAACTCCACATTGCCGAGCGTCTCACGCGATGTGTCTTCTATGCTTCCTTTCACCGTGCGGTGGCGCGTCAGCTCTCCTTTTCCGCTTACGCGCTCGGACGAAATGGTATCGATCTCGTCCAGATTTGCTTCGTATTGGCTCGTAAGATCGGCGTCGCGCACCTGAGATTGGTGCTTCTTGCGAAACTCGATTCGTATCTTATTGCTTTTCTTGCGAGCCATATTCTCCCGAATCAAACGCTTATCGCGTCTACCGCAGGAGTTTCTTTCGAATGGATGCTCGGTCCGATGAGCTCCGTGAGCTCTTTCTCATCGAGCTCCTCTCTCTCGATCAAGGCATCTTTCAAACGCTCGAGCTCTTCGCGTCGTTGATGCAGAATGTCCGTAGCTCGTCGATCCGCAGCGCGCAACGTGTCTCCGATCTCGGAATCAATTGTCTCCTGTGTTCGCTCGCTGAACTGCCTCTGCTGATGGATTTCTCGCCCCAAGAATGGATCACTATCCGAAAGCTTGTAAGACACCGGGCCGAGTTTATGACTCATTCCCCAATGGGATATCATGCGACGGGCAAGCGACGTGGCTCGTTCCAAGTCGTTTTCGGCACCGACCGATGTCTCGTCGTAAATGATCTTTTCTGCAGCACGTCCGGCCAACAGGACGACGAGCTGATCACGGATTTCACTCTCGGACATGTTCATCCGGTCTTCCGATGGCAAGATCTGCGTGCTCCCGAGCGACATCCCACGCGGGATCACCGTCACTTTGTGAACTCGCTGTGCACCCGGCAGAAACCATGCCGCCAACGTATGACCGGCCTCGTGATATGCGGTCTTTTCCTTCTCACTCGGGAGCATCACTTCCTCCCGTTTGGCCCCCATAAGCACCTTGTCTCGCGCGTAGTCAAAATCGGCCATGCTTACCCGCGCTTTGTCCTGCCTCGCTGCCCACAGCGCTGCTTCGTTCACGACGTTGCGAATATCAGCACCCGTCAATCCAACGGTCGCTTCTGCCAAGCGATGTAGATCGACGTCTTTGTCCAACGGCACGTCGCGAACGTGGACCTTGAAAATCTCTTCTCGCCCCTTCAACGTCGGTCTTCCTACGGTGATGTGACGATCGAAACGCCCGGGTCTCAGCAAGGCCGGATCGAGAACATCCGGGCGATTGGTCGCAGCCATGATGATCACCGAATCATTGGGCGAGAAACCGTCCATTTCGCCAAGGATCTGGTTTAGTGTCTGCTCGCGCTCGTCATGACCACCTCCCAAACCTGCTCCGCGCTGACGCCCGACCGCATCGATTTCGTCGATGAAAACGATCGCCGGAGAATGTTCCTTAGCGGTCGCAAACAAATCACGTACTCGGGACGCGCCTACGCCGACGAACATTTGGATGAATTCACTACCGTTCACCGAAAAGAATGACACGCCTGCTTCGCCGGCGACAGCCCGTGCGAGAAGTGTCTTTCCGGTCCCTGGGGGGCCATTCAGGAGCACACCTTTCGGGACTCGCCCCCCCAACTTCTGAAACTTCTCGGGCGCTTTGAGAAACTCGACAATCTCCTGCAAGTCCGCTTTGACTCCTTCCAACCCGGCAACATCGTCAAAGGTGATATGCTGATCGGAGGGTTCATATCGCTTCGCGGTGGATCTCGTAAAACTGGACAAGAACCCGCCTCCCATCATGCCTCCTTCGCGACTGCGTCGAAAGAACAGGACGATGACGATAATGGTCGCGATCAATACGCCGAACGAGATAAGGGTCAGCAGCGAATTGAGAGCATTGCCAGGAATGACTTGGATCTCCAGGGGTATCACATCCTGGCTAGCTACCGTATTGGGATCGTTGACGTCCGGGGTTTCGGTCTGTTTGCGAGATTTGGCCTGCAACGCGTAAAGCTTCTCGAACAATTGAGCGCGGGTGTTGGTATCTCCAGGGATAAACACCTCGAAGTCTTTGTTGTATCGCTCTGCATCCCCGTTGGCCGTGACGGGGCGTTTGATCTTCCCCTGGCTGTCCATCGTGACCGGCTTTTCCGGCGGCGTCTTGAACGTTCCTTGGACGTAGGAATCGTAGACGGTTACCTTTTGCAGATTCTCGGCATCGATTTGCTCCAAGAAAAAGCCGTAATCGATTCGGGAGGTTGCCAACCCGTTGAAAAAAAACATCAATCCCAACGTCGCCACCAACACCAAACCGATCAGCCAAGCACCTTGGCCGCGCCGTGGCTGGGCTGGCGAAGGGGATGGAGTAGGGCGTTCCTCGGAAGGTTTATTCGTCATGAGATTCGTTGAATGGAGGGCTGGTGAAAGCTCCGATTGTAGCGATGCAAAGCCAATTGAGACAGCGTGACCAAGGCCTAACCAAGCGATTCGCCGAACGACGAGGCAAGAATGTCGGGCCGAAGTTTGCCCCATCGCCACGACCGCCCCGTTTTCAGGTTGACGAGCGTGATCATCGCAGGGCTAAACAGCCCCGGATCCACCTTGTAAAAATCGAACTCGTAGGCTTGGAAGGTCTCTGCAAAGGGCTTTCCGAAGTCCTTGGAATGACAGCTTGGGATCTTCGGCCCCAATTCGCAGAGCTGTTGGTCCTCCGCGTGAACCCACAACGTCACATGCCCACCGTAGAGGATGGCGTCGTTCGTCCGACCGATTCCACCGACGAAGTCGACGGCTGGGGGAGGAAGGGGTGCGGCCCCATGCCCTCCTACGACTTGATCCAGTGGGAAACCGAGCTCGAAAAGTTTGTGCATGCACGTCTCGACCGACCTCGCAACCACTTGGAGTGTCCCTGCGAGGGATCGAGTTGGCGCAACGCAAAGCATAAGTTTGTCGGCCGCGACTTTGCACTCCGTCGCGATCGAAACGGCGATATCGTCCGATGGAATAGTATCGCACTCCAACACTCCAACAGCCCATTCCGATTCATCGGAAACGCCTAGCGATTTGAGGACAGGTTCTTGCCCCCGCTTCACGCGCATCGGGCCCGATCCCATCGCGAAAAACCCATCCCCCTTCACGGGCCAACCTGCATACTGCGAGGCCATGCACGCGTGCACAGGATCCTCGGTGTAAACTTGGATTTGCGGCCAAGGCCC includes these proteins:
- a CDS encoding DegT/DnrJ/EryC1/StrS family aminotransferase; the encoded protein is MSKAAGKQASVPLLDVNRGNRELHEEIMEAIESVVLSGRFLHGPDVGELECAIAGTCQTKHAIGVASGSDALLLALMALDLQPGDEVIVPSFTFFATASAVSRLGGIPVFVDIDPHTFNIDPSLVEANISSRTRAIIPVHLFGQCAAMDRIGAVARSHRIPVIEDAAQAIGASYLGKPAGAWGDMGCLSFYPTKNLGGMGDGGMMVCQDDDLAAKLRLLASHGMSPRYYHKVLGINSRLDTLQAAVLRIKHRKLDEYSRARQKNASRYHEMFQARGLTNWIELPYQAPEAHHVWNQYGVRVRDGLRDSMRKHLGELGIGNEVYYPVPLHQQECFRELGYCDGSLPHTEQAAAEILHLPIYPELTEAEQDSVIMGIEQFYQSASLRRAA
- a CDS encoding lipase family protein; the encoded protein is MNARSFRWSRMQPRKPEASTPAEMVLTLKLDKPISDLTWIQKSLLFAELSRLSYASPEAVAKIAYHAGFDRCDDVEHDGAEGYVLGNRHDCIIVCRGTEPNQWNDIRADANAWTIASEVGRVHSGFYTEVNDLWPKLENKIKENQLPLWFAGHSLGGAMAGICAVRCKLAPIPSDPKAIFTYGAPRIGDRKYASFLKIKHYRWVNNNDVVPRVPPIWLGYHHMGQEIYLNRYGRISSIKSWLRVHDRFRGLLTSLRLWKLDYLSDHSMVEYISHIRALFEQELSGRKLRKPRHVPSQ
- a CDS encoding citrate synthase, which gives rise to MSATTGPKIDSSKARLIVGDKELEMPVLVGTENDRAIDISKLLKETGHITIDEGYANTGSAASAITFLDGETGVLRHRGYPIEQLAEHCSFLETSYLLIYGELPTREQLEQFADSIEKHTMLHEDMRSFYNGFPRDAHPMAILSSVVGALSTFYQDSLDPHDPEQVEVSIHRLIAKLPTIAAYSYKKSFGQPFIYPDNSLDYCENFLSMMFALPSEKYQPDPDFVRALNLLFIVHADHEQNCSTSTVRLVGSSNANLFASISAGICALWGPLHGGANEACVNMLKRIADDGGNVKKYVDMAKDKASNFRLMGFGHRVYKNYDPRAKIIKAACDVLLKKLNLNDPLFEVAQELEEVALKDPYFVERKLYPNVDFYSGVIYRAMGIPVQMFTVLFAIGRLPGWIAHWVEMHHSSGTRIGRPRQVYTGYTKRDVIPIENR
- the rsgA gene encoding ribosome small subunit-dependent GTPase A — encoded protein: MARKKSNKIRIEFRKKHQSQVRDADLTSQYEANLDEIDTISSERVSGKGELTRHRTVKGSIEDTSRETLGNVELEVDRGTISGLVLRVHGLESIVKGGDGKIYRCSLRRVLKNLATDQRHVLVAGDQVRIQREGGEQAWIVRIEPRRSTLSRTSKQRRHIIASNVDQLLIVTSASQPAIKPNLIDRLLATAEQNHLEACICINKCDLIDVSKLQPLIGCYAQMGYQIALLSAAKGWGISALRTITKDRCSVVVGQSGVGKSSILNAIEPGLKQRVQAVSQENEKGKHTTTTAEVFPLSYGGSLIDTPGVRQFQLWDIVASELTGLFRDIRPFASKCRYPDCSHIHENGCAVKDAVADGRLDARRYDSYCQIIDSPYEGDRDELDGLE
- the ftsH gene encoding ATP-dependent zinc metalloprotease FtsH, producing the protein MTNKPSEERPTPSPSPAQPRRGQGAWLIGLVLVATLGLMFFFNGLATSRIDYGFFLEQIDAENLQKVTVYDSYVQGTFKTPPEKPVTMDSQGKIKRPVTANGDAERYNKDFEVFIPGDTNTRAQLFEKLYALQAKSRKQTETPDVNDPNTVASQDVIPLEIQVIPGNALNSLLTLISFGVLIATIIVIVLFFRRSREGGMMGGGFLSSFTRSTAKRYEPSDQHITFDDVAGLEGVKADLQEIVEFLKAPEKFQKLGGRVPKGVLLNGPPGTGKTLLARAVAGEAGVSFFSVNGSEFIQMFVGVGASRVRDLFATAKEHSPAIVFIDEIDAVGRQRGAGLGGGHDEREQTLNQILGEMDGFSPNDSVIIMAATNRPDVLDPALLRPGRFDRHITVGRPTLKGREEIFKVHVRDVPLDKDVDLHRLAEATVGLTGADIRNVVNEAALWAARQDKARVSMADFDYARDKVLMGAKREEVMLPSEKEKTAYHEAGHTLAAWFLPGAQRVHKVTVIPRGMSLGSTQILPSEDRMNMSESEIRDQLVVLLAGRAAEKIIYDETSVGAENDLERATSLARRMISHWGMSHKLGPVSYKLSDSDPFLGREIHQQRQFSERTQETIDSEIGDTLRAADRRATDILHQRREELERLKDALIEREELDEKELTELIGPSIHSKETPAVDAISV
- the mch gene encoding methenyltetrahydromethanopterin cyclohydrolase; the protein is MPQFNSSSLNEQALGICRSALGHTQSWRIASHALASGTTVLDFGIQVTGGILAGQNLARICMSDRCKVTVHPAESSIGPWPQIQVYTEDPVHACMASQYAGWPVKGDGFFAMGSGPMRVKRGQEPVLKSLGVSDESEWAVGVLECDTIPSDDIAVSIATECKVAADKLMLCVAPTRSLAGTLQVVARSVETCMHKLFELGFPLDQVVGGHGAAPLPPPAVDFVGGIGRTNDAILYGGHVTLWVHAEDQQLCELGPKIPSCHSKDFGKPFAETFQAYEFDFYKVDPGLFSPAMITLVNLKTGRSWRWGKLRPDILASSFGESLG